One Argentina anserina chromosome 6, drPotAnse1.1, whole genome shotgun sequence genomic window, TCAAGGGTTGAAAAATGTCTATTTGATCGAAGTTCCAGGTGCAAGAGGAATTGGCAAACCTCCACTCCCCATTAATCTCTACTTTGTTAAATTTCAAAGCGCAGAGCATAGAGCATATGAAAATGAAGCTTGAGAAGGTATTGCTTAAATGATGGTTTGGAAATTTCTCCACTTCTTTCAGCTTTCGATTATCAAACTGAGAAATCAGAGTGCGAGTTAGCTGCAGTTACTAACATAAGATGAAGCGAACTATCCTTTCGGATCCAAAACCAGACTAGCTAGTCCATTAAGTCCATAATCTTTCACTTGCTTTGGCTAAACAAACTTTTATAACTCACAGACATgcataccttttttttttgttacaagggGACCTAAAAGGTCtagaaacaaaaaacacaGAGACTAAATATTAAAACAGGCTCATGTGCGCCTACATTTAGCAACACTGGTCAGATCGTCTAAGAAAGTCTGCGCAGCATGGGTAGGGGGATTATCAAACTCAATCAGCCCAAACTCATGAGAAGTACTCTTTTTGGCCAAGGCATCAGCGACATGTTACACTCTAAAAAAATATGAGAGAGTTTCACATTCTGTAGTTTGGAAATCATAGAAGCACAACTAGCAAGCAGGGACCCAAGAGGATGCATAGAAGTGTTATCCTTTTACATAAGTTGGATAAGAATGGCAGAGTCAGATTTAATTTCAACATTTCCACTGTAATGTTTGACAATGAGTTTCAGACCAAAAAATAAGCCCTAAGCCTCAGCATCCAAAATCTCCCTAATCCCCAAGTTCATTTGAAAACCATGAATCCAATGCCCATGCTGATCTCTAATCACCATTCAAACACCAATTTTCCCAGAGTTAGAATTTCTGGTGCCATCAATATTCAacttataccaaccaataggAGGCCTAGACCAGGAAAGCATAGTATAACTATAAAATGAACTCACTTTAGTCTTGCTTAGATAGCAGCTCCACTCTTCAGCATAATCTCAGATGATTTTAGCAGTGTAAACATACATGATAAAAGAGGTATCAAAAACACACTTGTTTCTCCACTTCCATATAAACCAGCAAACAAAGACAAAAAATATTGCACCACCGAATGTTATTCTTGACTTTAAAATGGCAGTGGGGCTGAGCCGCCAACCAGCCATTCCAATCAAGAGAAAATGAATTAGCAATTGAAACAAGAGGACTCATACCATTCTAAATAGTCTTAGATCTGCAACAGTCTCTAAAAAGGTGAATGAGGCTTTCATATGTAGAGTTACAAATAGGACAGGTAGCATTTGTAGTAAACATTATTCTAGCTCTTTGAACATTAGTTAGAATTTTCTTGTGAATCACAGACCAAATAAAAGTTTTCAACTTGGGAGGACAACTCACCTTCCAAACAAATCTCCACAGAGGGTTTTGAGCGTCATTTATCTCAAAAAGAGAGTTGTAAGCAGACTTGACAGAGAAACAACAATTAGAAGTAGGTCCCCAAATAAGTCGGTCAGCAGCATCCTCACAAAAACCAGTTGGAACATTAACAATTTGAAGAACAACATAAGAATGCAGTACATAATTTAAAAGTTGAATATTCCACCCATAATCACACCAGAAGTCACAAACTAGAGCATTATGATCAATAAGAGCATAAAAAGAGCACAATCAATAAGAGGTAGAGAACCAACCCACACATCATGTCAGAAATTAATCTTTTTACCACAATTTTAGGGTTGTTTCGGATCTTCCTAGTAAAAGGGTTGGAGAGGAATCGGGAGTGGATGGTGGCTTAGAGCCTAGGAGAGGTCCTAGAATCCAAGAAATTAGGGAACTTGATGAGGATGATTTTATATCCGATGATGAAGAGGAAATAGATGacttgagttttgattttgagtcgGATTCGGAGGGAGTACAAGATggatatggagaagaagaatttgaggcatagttacatatgtttgagattgtttgCAAGAATTGAATTTGGTTTGCTTTTATTACTTATGTTATTGTAATAGACTAatggttgtttttattttttagacattattatctcttaaatattgtaatattttatggactacttttattattttggacattatatattaaattatatgtttttaaaataataaaaaaatccagaaattagAATCCGAGTACTCGGCCGAGTACTCCTCTACTCGCTACTTACCAGCCGGCCGACCGACTACCGAGTAGCGAGTTTTAGAACCTTGACGATTACTTGTAAACTAGGGTAAAAACCACTGTCAGTAGtacttttcaatttttcattatAATTGCTGCTACTTGCATTTTAAAGCAGTGATCATTCTCGTTTTTGTCTATATCCTAGTACTTTTCAATAAGCATTAGATTCACCTGAATATATTGGTTGATCTAGAAACCCAAACAAGTAGTCTATCAATATTCAACTTCACCTTCCATGATATATCTAAATTGAGTGCAGCTTCCGATTTATTTGATAAACTAAATACCAtatgcattttcttttctggaCAAAGCTCGATAGTGAAAGAAAGCGCTCAATGGGAAGCAATGAATTTATGCCCTATATATCATGAAAGTGAAAGGGAAAAGAGAGCACAGAAAGAAAGCAGAAGACACTGAAACAACTAAAATCACCTAAAAAGCATGTTCTTGTCTCAgcttctatatatatgattgaaCTGAAGAATTTCCAAAGCACCAGTCTTAGTCTTCGTTCCTTTCTCTcgatttctttctttcaatctCTATCGGAATTCAAGTAATTAGTCTCTGAACAACCAATGCCtacttcctctcttctctttcCCTTATTATACATATTAGCCTCAGTCTCAATTACCAGCAATTCTTCACCCTCTTCTTCTATGTATATACATTACTCTATTCTTTAATGAACTATTCTTTGTATTGGgtttttaattgaaattttggTTGCAGATGGGGCTCAACTCATTTTAGTGAATAACTGCAAAGAGAGCATATGGCCTGGTATACTTGGAAGTGCAGGCTTAGCTACCCCCCAAAGCGGCGGTTTCCATCTCGGAAGTGGTGAAGAAGTAGTTCTTGATGCGCCTGAAAATGGTCAGGAAGGATATGGGGTAGGCAGGGTTGCACCTTTGACAGTAATGGTAAAGGTAACTGTGAAACAGGTGACTGTTCCGGCCAATTGCATTGCCAAGGAAAAAAGGTATCCCTCCAGCAACTGTGGTCGAAATGACACTGGGATCATCAAATTCACCACTCCATTTTTATGATGTGAGCTTGGTCGATGGCTTCAATTTGCCGGTGTCCATGAAACCTGTTGGGGGTGGAATAGGTTGCGGTGTTTCTTCATGTGAAGTTGACTTGAACATATGCTGCCCCATCTGCATTGGAAGTAAGGAGAGGAGGCAAGGTGGTAGGGTGTAAGAGTGCTTGCTTGGCTATGCAGTCTGCCAAGTATTGCTGCACTGGAGACTTTGCAAATCCAAACAGTTGCAAGCCAACTCTTTTTTCTCATCTATTTAAGGCTATATGCCCCAAGGCTTATAGCTATGCTTTTGATGACTCTTCAAGCCTTAACAGATGCAGGGCTTCACGGTATGTCATCACTTTCTGTCCTCCCCAATGAAAATTGGCTAAAAGGGATTGGAGCCAGTCCTATTCCGCTTGTCAACTATGCttgtggttttgtatttttttttcttattataaGCAAATGGAACAGGTAGAACTTGGCAGGGACGGATCTAGGAATGAAAACATGGGTAGGCTGAATTTGCCTTATGAATGAACAAAGTTATtttgaaaaaacaaattgacATAATATGTATTCTTTTTAAGGAATACCGATATCACCTaataacacacacacacacacatatatatatatatatgtatcattcaaagttaaatagtcaatacaaatacaaatcaaattatttaaattGTAGCATTTGTTTACTTAAAGCATAAAACTCATCGATAACACAATATGAATCAATAGTATGAACAATGTCTTTCTCCATATGCACTGTCATTAAATCAGCAAAAAAATCATCACTCATCTTAGTTCGAAGTCGGTCTTAATAATCTTCATAGATGAAAAAGCTCTCTCTGTTGTAGCTGTAGAAACATGAAGAGCCATCACTAAACGGACTAGTCTTTCAATCAACATAAATGGTGTTCTTGTTCTAACAAATTCTTGACACAACTTTGAAATGGTGCAGAGATTCTGAATTTCCTGAAGTTCAGAAAAAttgatactcaaaatgctcaAACTCATTTCTTAAATCATCCAAATCGGGTACATCATGAGGATAATATTTCTCAGCCAAATTACAGATGTTGTCAATGTCAAATGATTGGAAATCAAATCGAGGATCCAATGAagaactaaaaacctaaaGCTCCCTTGTTTTCTCATTCAATCTAGTATTTAGTTCCATCAATTGAAAATCAATTACGACATAAACTACTTGAACACGATAATAATGCTCAATGGTAACACAATTCAGTTGTTGAGAAGGATGACCTGTACCTTCCAAATAAGGAGCATTAAAATCTGGAGCAACAATGACATGTGAGGCACAAAATGACACAACACTAGCAAGGAAACCAACCCAACCATCTTCTCTCAACTTTTCAAGTTGACCCTTCGTGCTTGAAACTAGATTCATGGCATTTATAATTTCTTGAGATTGTTCTTGCAGTGACTTACAAAGAGCATTTGTGATTCTCATAATTTTCCCCATCaataataaacaaaacacaaaatcaaatgATCTTATAGCTCTAAAAGCACCCAAAGCTTGTCCATGTATTTTTCCAATAAGACCATTATCAATCATgtttttgaaaacaaaactaGTTGAATTAAACAATTTCATCAAGTTCTTAATAGAATAATACCTTGAACTCCACCGAGTAGCTCCCTCTCTTTGTAGATTACATGTCTGATTAGCTCCCTTGCCAGTTTCAAGTTCCCCAGTAGCAATTTGTTCCACAACTTCAACTTCTTGAATGCATTTCAACTCATAAACGTTCTTAGAAAATGAGTCGATAACATTAATGATACTAGTCAACATCTCAAAAAACAAGTACACCACATCTCCATCTGTAGCTGATGTATTCAAAGCTATTTGTAGGCGATGAGCAAAACAATGTACATAGTATGCGTATGGGCATTCTTGCAAAAATAATGCTTGCAATCCATTCCATTGACCACACATGTTGCTAGCACCATCATATCTTTGGTCTCTCAAATTTTCAACTCGAAGATTGTATTTAGTGAAAACCTTGTCAATCTTATTCTTAAGAGTTGCTGCACCAGTATCACTAACACTTACAACATGAAAAAATCGTTCACGAACAAACCCttgaaaataaacaaatcTCAAGATGATAGTCATTTGATCTTTTTTACCCTCATTTAGTGATTCATCCATAAGTATACAAAACTTGGAACCCCTAAGCTCTTCGCATATCTTTTTTCTAACTCTTTTGGCAAAAATATTAAGAATCTGTTTCTGAATACCTGGAGCAGTATAACTAGCATTTGCAGAGGCATTTTTTAAGGTGACCTTTGCAACTTCCTCATTCATTCTCCTATATGAATCCACAATTTCAATAATATTGCCATGATTAGATGACTCGATAGATTCATCATCACCTCTAAAAGCAAGTGCTTGCTTTGCCATCAATCTTATAGCCTCTACTGTAGCCCTAAGCCGCAACCGATTTTGTTGTACCAATTTTGCTAGTTGTGGATTTATTGCTTTTTCAATATGCCCACACACATGTTTCAAGCTCAGCCAATCTTGTATAGCTTTATCATGTGCTGATCCAGTCTTCCTGATATGCTTCCTAAAACAATATGCCTTATCATTCTCAGAGTACTCAAGCCAAAGATATTTTTCAAACCACTTCCCATTCAATCTGCGATCTTGATCTCCATAAAGATGTGATTGATACTCTTCTAGTTTTGGTTGATAAGGACCATACAAAACATATCTTTTTCAAAATTACATCTTGCTCATTAATATTACATGAAGAGATTGTAGGACGTTTTCCCGGATCACGTTCAATATAATTAGCATTAATTAGTTGACACTCAATTGTTGGAGAAACAAAAGGCTCTTGCTCATCTAAGCTTGGAATATCAGGCACGTGAACATCATTTCTctgaaaaatatgaatttaCATTCTTTTGAAATTTCTAAGGCCTAGGATTTTGAGATTGATCTGCCATTGGAACTAAGAACAAAAGCAAACAAAAACCATCAGAACAAAAGTAATTACAAAAAGCTAACAATCATGCCAATTCAGTTTGTATACATCCTATATAAGAAACAAAGGAAAAAAGTGACAAAGACACAAAGTTACATCTGCCCAAAAGAAAGCAATAATTATATCCCTTCAACTTTCtaactctaaaacaatgtCAATTCAGTTTGAAGCAGCTTTTCTTATAGTGGGAGTATTACCACAGTGCGTTAGTGCCAACGGTAAAAGCTTAAACCCTTGGCCTAATTCTTAATCTTTTGTCTATATCACTATATctaaacaaacaacaacattacaataacaatccTTAAAAAACAATCAGATTTACAAATCTTGAAAGCCTCAAATAACAAATCTTGGAAACCTAATTAACAAACCCAATTTGTCAAAAAACCTAATTAACAAATCTTGAGAAATAGATATGAATCAATACCTGGGATTGTTTGATCAATAGGATTAAAGATGATGATTTTCCCAATAAAGTGATTAGAGTTTTAGAGACACAAAAAACTGTAAAGTATTGAGATGAGAGAGAGCCTTGGAGCGGGAGGAAAGACATAGTCTCGACTCTCTCAACCTATTTTTTCtaatctcttttttttgtgttaTGCTTAACATATAATAAAAGTTGGGGTTCCTTTGAAAAAATAGGGTGGGCTGCAGCAAACCCCAACCCACATTTGCATCGTGCCTGGAACTTGGGTTATCTCAGAGTCGTTTCAAACTTTTCAAAGGCCTTGTGTAACGAccttaaaatttcgagcatgaaaactcaaaatattaaagtcgtacaacactaaaacaatctcaacgaatcaaaatcgtttaaatgcacagtggatcattactgagttcacaatacaactcaggcaaccaattattacaaacccaatttataattccacattacataaaatggaaatgtataatcctcacaagaaagtcgcacaaaatcctcacacaagttggaactaaatatcttcaagtcctctgagcggtccgtcaattcccgctaatccacacctgcggagtatccactacaccatcgaattggtgcaccgggattgtaaacacaaacccggtaaggtttaaagctcgtatgagtaaaatgataatataactcgcatatcaatatatacgaaaatccactacacaacaatataaatgcactcatgagtcaatggacggcccatctggttgtcccaaaaatatatgaaataaaagtgctcatgagaaatcgggcaacccttctggttacccaaatacatttataatacgggtactaatgaactcttgtacacatctgttacccctcacttagtacaccgccgatattgggtaaccacctgctactcaacatcaaaacaatatgagtactcatgagcagataaccacctgttacctctcaagcagtactccggcagacagactagagctctaactgtatcgtaactttcgcccggccaaagactaggttccgacatgccaatcacgtacaataatcacacctcatattgtacaaaaatgaagttcgaagacaaatcaacattttaacaatctccatgttaaaatcacgtacaataatcacacctcatattgtacaaaaatcaagtccgaagacaaatcaacattttaacaatctccatgttaaaatcacgtacaataatcacacctcatattgtacaaattaaaatcacatgctcgatatacaATCTCGTTATCAAAATGACAttatcacgataaaatcataacagtgtattatatagcaaactatatatatatgtacctatttaccatttatacaacatatataatccgctatatcatatacatgtcatatttcataaacacgtccgaagacaaaacgttttaacacaccatgttaaaacaatgtacaataatcacacctcatattatataaattaaatcacatgctcaatatttaattctcgtcattgaaatgaccaatttcaataaatttataacagtatataatatagcaaactatatatatatatatgtacttattaccatttatacaatatatatgtaattcactatatcgtatacatgtcgtaattcaatattaaaaactcttgcaacatcttgaatctccacaagggtagattcgtaaatatgtgagattttactcaccttatcaactcgagcgtaattccacaatttccgaagttaaataatttccttgatttattgatcaccttgaaaagataagaaaagaatttagaaacgtttcataaacctttaaatgccgaaacagtaataatctgttactgttcagcaatttccggTTTTACGAATGTACTGTTCACCGAGTACTATTCACTGcgtactattcatgtatttactattcatgtattactgtacaaatacacatcccttacgtattcttgtatgagtacataatgtttacgtatttctgtacgtacgaatactatttaaatgtaaatactgtctttgtaaataataattactgaattacccttctgaaattgctttttacatttactgaaagtaattacatttacatttaccgtacgtaaataaaatttacatttaccgtacgtaaattacttttacacgtaaaaataaattacaaatttacccttcggaacactgttcacgcgccgccgcacgtggcggcgcgtggggtacacgcgccacctccggcaggccgcgcgtggcgcccacgcgccactcactgtggtaGCCCGTGAGACACACGTGCCGACACCAatcacggcgcgtatcacgccaccgccgcccccaaaacctttctctcctcttcctcctccttcctacGGTCTCAAACCACTCCTAGGCTAACACACGCAGCCACACGCGACGCccaaggcggcggtaacccctcCTCCTCCCACATAACCCCTCCTCCTCCCACACCTCCGATCTTCCTCCAATCAATCCAAAAATTCAtcaacaatcacaaccaaCCCATCAATTATATCAAATCATACCTTAATTGAAGTTTAGAACTCCAATTTAGCACCGGAGAAGCTCGGATCGTCGGCGGTGTTCCATCTCTCGGAATGAACTTGAGTTGATGCGATATGGCCCCCCAATCGCTTGTAGATGGTTCTAAAGGTAAGAATCGATGTCAAGGCGCCCTCCTCCAAGCTCTTGCGTAGCCGGAGATGATGGGTCGTGCAGCGGCGAGTTGCAGCAGCTTGGTACGATTCGGAGAAGCTTCGGCATGGCTCACCTTGGCGTGTCGCGTCCAGGGGTGGCTGCAGGAGATCGAGCGGCGCACTTGGGATGGGCGGTGCGACTCACGGCGCTCGGAGAGGCGAGATCGGCGCCGAAGGAAGAGAGGGCTCGGGGGAGAAAATCGCGAGGGGTGAGGGAGAGAAAGGGAGGTGCGGGTGAGAAAGAAGAagtgggtttccgaaaatggaaaccctacttgacaaagtttccttttataccccccctctaaaatcggaaactaacttccgtcattaataacttttacgtacgacgtccgattcgaacgtgtgacgtgtccacgaactcgtatcgacgagctctacaaccttcgtgaaggaagttttcgtaaccgagcgacggaataaaagtcgatatatacgttgtgGTAACGTTtcgttttttttctaattaaacgttccgataacgttttcgttttcaatTTCTGACGTCACAAAACGGAACGAACacgatttaatatttttgaaaaCTTATAACTTTAGAAATAGTCTATTAAATCGTcctgaaaaatcgggttattactttctaccccccttaaaggaatttcgtcccgaaattcaagtttagtcaacaaacaactgtggatatcttgtCTTCATATCCGACTCTAGCTCCAAGGTTGCATCACCTTCATCATGATGgctccacaacaccttgactTGTTCTACTTCCTTCCTCCAAAGCTTCTCGTGGATCTATCCAAAATTACAACCGGCTTAATAACAAAACTGGTATTTcccttcacctcaatggtgctatTATCGATCATAtgcgactcatctggtaccTACTTTCTCAACATAGAAATGTGGAAGgcgttgtgaacgcccgacatgctagtagacAAGGCTATTCGATATGCTAGTTTTTCCACCTTATCGATAATTTCAAGGGTGCCATGtcaatgctagaatggtaactaTTGTTGTAAGCAACTCAATCGatcctcaaatgatcttcccagctacctaTCATATCCAGCCTATAAGCTCTCAGCATATCCTCCATTGCCTCAACTTCTTCCAAACAGACAGTCTGTCACGTGTTCTAACATTAACAGCCACATGTGAGTCACCAAACTATAATGATGTTCTCGGTAGAGATGTCAACATACCCTTTTGTCTAATTCACCACTCCCTTGCGGTTATCAGACAATTCTCGCGTCATGAACTTACCCCTCaccactaagcatggtcaaaaCTCTCGACATCTAACACGAGTCTAAATCAATgtttaacacatgcctactacttgCATCACACACATCGGTTTTCAAGGAAATCATACTTTTATCCACAACAGTACCGTTATGACTTCACCTCAACGCATCGCTAAAACCATGAACCAACCATTCCTTTCAAACCACAAAACAATCTGCTTTCGTAATCATCTTGTTAAAACCATcaaaagttgtcgtgcatgatactCACCTAAGCaccatatttgtatcggcaacacgataaagaaGTCTTAACTCATCAAGTCCACGACCACCTcagaacaccaccttggactaagaattactctcgatTAGTACACCAGAGTATAGATTAATATACTCacaaggcagtagagaacctTTACCGCCACTCCAAGAGTGATGCATCATGCATCCTACTACCCTCAtcaaaacttaccgtcgaaaattaatttcaGCTTCTTGCTTCCATGAGTGGTGTGCCATAATTTACGAGTCATACAAAGGAGGTATTTTATCCCCCAATGGTGGGACATgtaaattaagtgaatttacagcgcaaaatccaacaagaccacaactgagatatactttaccccctgGTCCATACATGCCTCAATGCATGGCATACAGCCCCACACAACGCCTCAGTGGCATCATCTAAAGTACTGGTTTCCCCCACCATTGTTGTACTAATAAGTTCTGAAATcaattcaacaacagaagccgGATATTGGGTCCACtgtctcctcaaaactaacctTAAATGATTACtacaccaccactctaaaccgttgtttctttactttcattaagaactctcatggccaacgcattcggccaaaataacttctctgcaaacagtaatataattgattactctttatcgtaaaatttatcccttgttgacATGTCAGTCGACTTCACCTTATTCAACAATAAAaatctgatgcatagaggGAAAAGAACCTCTAAGTCTCTAACACTAACACCACTTTCACtcgaaaagaaaattttggtcctcaaccatttctttaccagttgGAAGGTGTTTGTCACGACAAATTCGTTAGAACACCACTAAGCTGAGGTCATCCATATCTTACCTTCGATAGAGTTACTTCACTGCCATTGCGTCTCGTTTGGACCTATGgtattgtgaagttccaatccccaacaccaaaatgattaaatcctgaaagatcagcgttttgatttaaatgctcatctagtaaataattaattcatgtCGCCACgttgagatttctccatcaccttaaATTTCTTGCTCGgccaagaacaatgtgtaacatcaattgtctatagctaaaccaaaacaagttggAATGCCACATcgacaaaatgtgaatctcaattcaataattgtattaccaccTTAAGAACGTATCACACAATTCATCAATCCTAAGAAATTGATACAtagtcttgatggtcaccaAAATCATTTCCCTATAATCCAGCCACAACCGCATGAGACTACTTTCTTATTCACGAATAACACCGGCACAACTCAAGGTGAGACAATAGGTCTGATGAACCCTAGGTCTAAGAGACTATCTATCCGTGCTTCCAATTCTTTAAACTCGTTCTGTCTCAATCTCATAAGGCGCCTTCGATACAGGTGCTATAACAGTCA contains:
- the LOC126796766 gene encoding uncharacterized protein LOC126796766, which translates into the protein MAKQALAFRGDDESIESSNHGNIIEIVDSYRRMNEEVAKVTLKNASANASYTAPGIQKQILNIFAKRVRKKICEELRGSKFCILMDESLNEGKKDQMTIILRFVYFQGFVRERFFHVVSVSDTGAATLKNKIDKVFTKYNLRVENLRDQRYDGASNMCGQWNGLQALFLQECPYAYYVHCFAHRLQIALNTSATDGDVVYLFFEMLTSIINVIDSFSKNVYELKCIQEVEVVEQIATGELETGKGANQTCNLQREGATRWSSRYYSIKNLMKLFNSTSFVFKNMIDNGLIGKIHGQALGAFRAIRSFDFVFCLLLMGKIMRITNALCKSLQEQSQEIINAMNLVSSTKGQLEKLREDGWVGFLASVVSFCASHVIVAPDFNAPYLEGTGHPSQQLNCVTIEHYYRVQVVYVVIDFQLMELNTRLNEKTREL
- the LOC126799717 gene encoding LOW QUALITY PROTEIN: thaumatin-like protein (The sequence of the model RefSeq protein was modified relative to this genomic sequence to represent the inferred CDS: inserted 2 bases in 2 codons; deleted 1 base in 1 codon); protein product: MPTSSLLFPLLYILASVSITNGAQLILVNNCKESIWPGILGSAGLATPQSGGFHLGSGEEVVLDAPXKWSGRIWGRQGCTFDSNGKGNCETGDCSGQLHCQGKXGIPPATVVEMTLGSSNSPLHFYDVSLVDGFNLPVSMKPVGGGIGCGVSSCEVDLNICCPSALEVRRGGKVVGCKSACLAMQSAKYCCTGDFANPNSCKPTLFSHLFKAICPKAYSYAFDDSSSLNRCRASRYVITFCPPQ